One genomic segment of Diceros bicornis minor isolate mBicDic1 chromosome 13, mDicBic1.mat.cur, whole genome shotgun sequence includes these proteins:
- the MUTYH gene encoding adenine DNA glycosylase isoform X6, whose amino-acid sequence MKKLRAAVGSRCRKQASSQEGREICALSSSQVKPSAPNAYMGTIPEFPEAPAGLAGQQKEVVLQASVSPYHLFRDTAEVTVFRESLLSWYDQEKRDLPWRRLAESEVDLDRRAYAVWVSEVMLQQTQVATVINYYTRWMQKWPTLQDLASASLEEVNQLWAGLGYYSRGRRLQEGARKVVEELGGHVPHTAETLQRLLPGVGRYTAGAIASIAFGQAVGVVDGNVVRVLCRVRAIGADPSSTFVSQQLWSLAQQLVDPTRPGDFNQAAMELGATVCTPQHPLCSQCPVQSLCQARQKVEREQLSASQSLPGSADVEECAPNTGQCQLCAPPSEPWDQSLGVANFPRKASRKPPREECSATCVLEQPRALGGARILLVQRPNSGLLAGLWEFPSVTTEPSGQHQRRALLQELQNWAGPLPATRLQHLGQVVHTFSHIKLTYQVYGLALEGQTPVTVAPPGARWLTREEFHTAAVSAAMKKVFRVYEGQQPGTCKGSKRSTLSSQKKLSPGQQVLDSFFQPHIPNDTNFNSAAQ is encoded by the exons ATGAAGAAACTACGAGCAGCTGTGGGAAGTCGTTGCAGGAAGCAGGCATCCAGCCAGGAGGGAAGGGAGATATGTGCCCTCAGCAGCAGCCAGGTCAAGCCTTCTGCCCCTAATG CCTATATGGGGACAATCCCTGAGTTtcctgaggccccagcaggcctggCCGGGCAGCAGAAGGAGGTGGTATTGCAGGCCTCCGTCTCCCCGTACCATCTATTCAGAGACACAGCTGAGGTCACAGTCTTCCGGGAGAGTCTGCTGAGCTGGTACGACCAAGAGAAGCGGGACCTACCCTGGAGAAGGCTG GCAGAGAGTGAGGTGGACCTGGACAGGCGGGCATATGCTG TGTGGGTCTCAGAGGTCATGCTGCAGCAGACCCAGGTTGCCACGGTGATCAACTATTATACCCGATGGATGCAG AAGTGGCCAACCCTGCAGGACCTGGCCAGTGCCTCCCTGGAG GAGGTGAACCAGCTCTGGGCTGGCCTAGGCTACTACTCTCGAGGCCGGCGGCTGCAGGAGGGAGCCCGGAAG GTGGTAGAGGAGCTAGGGGGccacgtgccacatacagcagaGACTCTGCAGCGGCTCCTGCCTGGTGTGGGGCGGTACACAGCCGGAGCCATTGCTTCCATTGCCTTTGGCCAG gcagtcGGTGTGGTGGATGGAAATGTAGTACGGGTGCTCTGCCGTGTCCGAGCCATTGGTGCTGATCCCAGCAGCACCTTTGTCTCCCAGCAGCTCTG GAGTCTAGCCCAGCAGCTAGTAGACCCAACCCGGCCAGGGGACTTTAACCAAGCAGCCATGGAGCTGGGGGCCACAGTGTGCACCCCGCAGCACCCACTCTGCAGCCAGTGCCCCGTGCAGAGCCTGTGCCAGGCACGCCAGAAA GTGGAGCGGGAGCAGCTCTCAGCCTCACAGAGCTTGCCAGGCAGTGCTGATGTGGAGGAGTGTG CTCCCAACACTGGACAGTGCCAGCTCTGCGCGCCTCCCTCAGAGCCCTGGGACCAGAGCCTGGGAGTGGCCAACTTTCCCAGAAAGGCCAGCCGCAAGCCCCCCAGGGAGGAGTGCTCTGCCACTTGTGTTCTGGAGCAGCCCAGGGCCCTTGGGGGTGCCCGAATTCTGCTGGTGCAGAGGCCCAACTCAG GTCTGCTGGCAGGACTGTGGGAGTTCCCATCTGTGACCACGGAGCCCTCAGGGCAGCATCAGCGCAGGGCCTTGCTGCAGGAACTGCAGAATTGGGCCGGGCCCCTCCCGGCCACCCGCCTCCAGCACCTTGGGCAG GTGGTCCACACCTTCTCTCACATCAAGCTGACATATCAAGTATATGGTCTGGCCCTGGAAGGGCAGACCCCGGTGACTGTCGCACCACCTGGCGCTCGCTGGCTGACCCGGGAGGAGTTTCACACTGCAGCTGTCTCTGCCGCCATGAAAAAG GTGTTCCGCGTGTATGAGGGCCAACAGCCGGGGACCTGCAAG GGTTCCAAAAGATCCACTCTGTCCAGCCAGAAAAAGCTGAGCCCAGGCCAGCAGGTCCTGGATAGTTTCTTTCAGCCCCACATCCCCAATGATACAAACTTCAACAGTGCGGCCCAGTGA
- the MUTYH gene encoding adenine DNA glycosylase isoform X9, which yields MAGTWALTLRRIHLHGPGAIMKKLRAAVGSRCRKQASSQEGREICALSSSQVKPSAPNAYMGTIPEFPEAPAGLAGQQKEVVLQASVSPYHLFRDTAEVTVFRESLLSWYDQEKRDLPWRRLAESEVDLDRRAYAVWVSEVMLQQTQVATVINYYTRWMQKWPTLQDLASASLEEVNQLWAGLGYYSRGRRLQEGARKVVEELGGHVPHTAETLQRLLPGVGRYTAGAIASIAFGQAVGVVDGNVVRVLCRVRAIGADPSSTFVSQQLWSLAQQLVDPTRPGDFNQAAMELGATVCTPQHPLCSQCPVQSLCQARQKVEREQLSASQSLPGSADVEECGLLAGLWEFPSVTTEPSGQHQRRALLQELQNWAGPLPATRLQHLGQVVHTFSHIKLTYQVYGLALEGQTPVTVAPPGARWLTREEFHTAAVSAAMKKVFRVYEGQQPGTCKGSKRSTLSSQKKLSPGQQVLDSFFQPHIPNDTNFNSAAQ from the exons ATGGCGGGAACGTGGGCACTGACTTTACGCCGTATTCATCTACACGGCCCTGGG GCCATCATGAAGAAACTACGAGCAGCTGTGGGAAGTCGTTGCAGGAAGCAGGCATCCAGCCAGGAGGGAAGGGAGATATGTGCCCTCAGCAGCAGCCAGGTCAAGCCTTCTGCCCCTAATG CCTATATGGGGACAATCCCTGAGTTtcctgaggccccagcaggcctggCCGGGCAGCAGAAGGAGGTGGTATTGCAGGCCTCCGTCTCCCCGTACCATCTATTCAGAGACACAGCTGAGGTCACAGTCTTCCGGGAGAGTCTGCTGAGCTGGTACGACCAAGAGAAGCGGGACCTACCCTGGAGAAGGCTG GCAGAGAGTGAGGTGGACCTGGACAGGCGGGCATATGCTG TGTGGGTCTCAGAGGTCATGCTGCAGCAGACCCAGGTTGCCACGGTGATCAACTATTATACCCGATGGATGCAG AAGTGGCCAACCCTGCAGGACCTGGCCAGTGCCTCCCTGGAG GAGGTGAACCAGCTCTGGGCTGGCCTAGGCTACTACTCTCGAGGCCGGCGGCTGCAGGAGGGAGCCCGGAAG GTGGTAGAGGAGCTAGGGGGccacgtgccacatacagcagaGACTCTGCAGCGGCTCCTGCCTGGTGTGGGGCGGTACACAGCCGGAGCCATTGCTTCCATTGCCTTTGGCCAG gcagtcGGTGTGGTGGATGGAAATGTAGTACGGGTGCTCTGCCGTGTCCGAGCCATTGGTGCTGATCCCAGCAGCACCTTTGTCTCCCAGCAGCTCTG GAGTCTAGCCCAGCAGCTAGTAGACCCAACCCGGCCAGGGGACTTTAACCAAGCAGCCATGGAGCTGGGGGCCACAGTGTGCACCCCGCAGCACCCACTCTGCAGCCAGTGCCCCGTGCAGAGCCTGTGCCAGGCACGCCAGAAA GTGGAGCGGGAGCAGCTCTCAGCCTCACAGAGCTTGCCAGGCAGTGCTGATGTGGAGGAGTGTG GTCTGCTGGCAGGACTGTGGGAGTTCCCATCTGTGACCACGGAGCCCTCAGGGCAGCATCAGCGCAGGGCCTTGCTGCAGGAACTGCAGAATTGGGCCGGGCCCCTCCCGGCCACCCGCCTCCAGCACCTTGGGCAG GTGGTCCACACCTTCTCTCACATCAAGCTGACATATCAAGTATATGGTCTGGCCCTGGAAGGGCAGACCCCGGTGACTGTCGCACCACCTGGCGCTCGCTGGCTGACCCGGGAGGAGTTTCACACTGCAGCTGTCTCTGCCGCCATGAAAAAG GTGTTCCGCGTGTATGAGGGCCAACAGCCGGGGACCTGCAAG GGTTCCAAAAGATCCACTCTGTCCAGCCAGAAAAAGCTGAGCCCAGGCCAGCAGGTCCTGGATAGTTTCTTTCAGCCCCACATCCCCAATGATACAAACTTCAACAGTGCGGCCCAGTGA
- the MUTYH gene encoding adenine DNA glycosylase isoform X2 encodes MIPRAPRLNTLWAIMKKLRAAVGSRCRKQASSQEGREICALSSSQVKPSAPNAYMGTIPEFPEAPAGLAGQQKEVVLQASVSPYHLFRDTAEVTVFRESLLSWYDQEKRDLPWRRLAESEVDLDRRAYAVWVSEVMLQQTQVATVINYYTRWMQKWPTLQDLASASLEEVNQLWAGLGYYSRGRRLQEGARKVVEELGGHVPHTAETLQRLLPGVGRYTAGAIASIAFGQAVGVVDGNVVRVLCRVRAIGADPSSTFVSQQLWSLAQQLVDPTRPGDFNQAAMELGATVCTPQHPLCSQCPVQSLCQARQKVEREQLSASQSLPGSADVEECAPNTGQCQLCAPPSEPWDQSLGVANFPRKASRKPPREECSATCVLEQPRALGGARILLVQRPNSGLLAGLWEFPSVTTEPSGQHQRRALLQELQNWAGPLPATRLQHLGQVVHTFSHIKLTYQVYGLALEGQTPVTVAPPGARWLTREEFHTAAVSAAMKKVFRVYEGQQPGTCKGSKRSTLSSQKKLSPGQQVLDSFFQPHIPNDTNFNSAAQ; translated from the exons ATGATACCGCGCGCCCCTCGCCTGAATACTCTGTGG GCCATCATGAAGAAACTACGAGCAGCTGTGGGAAGTCGTTGCAGGAAGCAGGCATCCAGCCAGGAGGGAAGGGAGATATGTGCCCTCAGCAGCAGCCAGGTCAAGCCTTCTGCCCCTAATG CCTATATGGGGACAATCCCTGAGTTtcctgaggccccagcaggcctggCCGGGCAGCAGAAGGAGGTGGTATTGCAGGCCTCCGTCTCCCCGTACCATCTATTCAGAGACACAGCTGAGGTCACAGTCTTCCGGGAGAGTCTGCTGAGCTGGTACGACCAAGAGAAGCGGGACCTACCCTGGAGAAGGCTG GCAGAGAGTGAGGTGGACCTGGACAGGCGGGCATATGCTG TGTGGGTCTCAGAGGTCATGCTGCAGCAGACCCAGGTTGCCACGGTGATCAACTATTATACCCGATGGATGCAG AAGTGGCCAACCCTGCAGGACCTGGCCAGTGCCTCCCTGGAG GAGGTGAACCAGCTCTGGGCTGGCCTAGGCTACTACTCTCGAGGCCGGCGGCTGCAGGAGGGAGCCCGGAAG GTGGTAGAGGAGCTAGGGGGccacgtgccacatacagcagaGACTCTGCAGCGGCTCCTGCCTGGTGTGGGGCGGTACACAGCCGGAGCCATTGCTTCCATTGCCTTTGGCCAG gcagtcGGTGTGGTGGATGGAAATGTAGTACGGGTGCTCTGCCGTGTCCGAGCCATTGGTGCTGATCCCAGCAGCACCTTTGTCTCCCAGCAGCTCTG GAGTCTAGCCCAGCAGCTAGTAGACCCAACCCGGCCAGGGGACTTTAACCAAGCAGCCATGGAGCTGGGGGCCACAGTGTGCACCCCGCAGCACCCACTCTGCAGCCAGTGCCCCGTGCAGAGCCTGTGCCAGGCACGCCAGAAA GTGGAGCGGGAGCAGCTCTCAGCCTCACAGAGCTTGCCAGGCAGTGCTGATGTGGAGGAGTGTG CTCCCAACACTGGACAGTGCCAGCTCTGCGCGCCTCCCTCAGAGCCCTGGGACCAGAGCCTGGGAGTGGCCAACTTTCCCAGAAAGGCCAGCCGCAAGCCCCCCAGGGAGGAGTGCTCTGCCACTTGTGTTCTGGAGCAGCCCAGGGCCCTTGGGGGTGCCCGAATTCTGCTGGTGCAGAGGCCCAACTCAG GTCTGCTGGCAGGACTGTGGGAGTTCCCATCTGTGACCACGGAGCCCTCAGGGCAGCATCAGCGCAGGGCCTTGCTGCAGGAACTGCAGAATTGGGCCGGGCCCCTCCCGGCCACCCGCCTCCAGCACCTTGGGCAG GTGGTCCACACCTTCTCTCACATCAAGCTGACATATCAAGTATATGGTCTGGCCCTGGAAGGGCAGACCCCGGTGACTGTCGCACCACCTGGCGCTCGCTGGCTGACCCGGGAGGAGTTTCACACTGCAGCTGTCTCTGCCGCCATGAAAAAG GTGTTCCGCGTGTATGAGGGCCAACAGCCGGGGACCTGCAAG GGTTCCAAAAGATCCACTCTGTCCAGCCAGAAAAAGCTGAGCCCAGGCCAGCAGGTCCTGGATAGTTTCTTTCAGCCCCACATCCCCAATGATACAAACTTCAACAGTGCGGCCCAGTGA
- the MUTYH gene encoding adenine DNA glycosylase isoform X1 yields the protein MAGTWALTLRRIHLHGPGAIMKKLRAAVGSRCRKQASSQEGREICALSSSQVKPSAPNAYMGTIPEFPEAPAGLAGQQKEVVLQASVSPYHLFRDTAEVTVFRESLLSWYDQEKRDLPWRRLAESEVDLDRRAYAVWVSEVMLQQTQVATVINYYTRWMQKWPTLQDLASASLEEVNQLWAGLGYYSRGRRLQEGARKVVEELGGHVPHTAETLQRLLPGVGRYTAGAIASIAFGQAVGVVDGNVVRVLCRVRAIGADPSSTFVSQQLWSLAQQLVDPTRPGDFNQAAMELGATVCTPQHPLCSQCPVQSLCQARQKVEREQLSASQSLPGSADVEECAPNTGQCQLCAPPSEPWDQSLGVANFPRKASRKPPREECSATCVLEQPRALGGARILLVQRPNSGLLAGLWEFPSVTTEPSGQHQRRALLQELQNWAGPLPATRLQHLGQVVHTFSHIKLTYQVYGLALEGQTPVTVAPPGARWLTREEFHTAAVSAAMKKVFRVYEGQQPGTCKGSKRSTLSSQKKLSPGQQVLDSFFQPHIPNDTNFNSAAQ from the exons ATGGCGGGAACGTGGGCACTGACTTTACGCCGTATTCATCTACACGGCCCTGGG GCCATCATGAAGAAACTACGAGCAGCTGTGGGAAGTCGTTGCAGGAAGCAGGCATCCAGCCAGGAGGGAAGGGAGATATGTGCCCTCAGCAGCAGCCAGGTCAAGCCTTCTGCCCCTAATG CCTATATGGGGACAATCCCTGAGTTtcctgaggccccagcaggcctggCCGGGCAGCAGAAGGAGGTGGTATTGCAGGCCTCCGTCTCCCCGTACCATCTATTCAGAGACACAGCTGAGGTCACAGTCTTCCGGGAGAGTCTGCTGAGCTGGTACGACCAAGAGAAGCGGGACCTACCCTGGAGAAGGCTG GCAGAGAGTGAGGTGGACCTGGACAGGCGGGCATATGCTG TGTGGGTCTCAGAGGTCATGCTGCAGCAGACCCAGGTTGCCACGGTGATCAACTATTATACCCGATGGATGCAG AAGTGGCCAACCCTGCAGGACCTGGCCAGTGCCTCCCTGGAG GAGGTGAACCAGCTCTGGGCTGGCCTAGGCTACTACTCTCGAGGCCGGCGGCTGCAGGAGGGAGCCCGGAAG GTGGTAGAGGAGCTAGGGGGccacgtgccacatacagcagaGACTCTGCAGCGGCTCCTGCCTGGTGTGGGGCGGTACACAGCCGGAGCCATTGCTTCCATTGCCTTTGGCCAG gcagtcGGTGTGGTGGATGGAAATGTAGTACGGGTGCTCTGCCGTGTCCGAGCCATTGGTGCTGATCCCAGCAGCACCTTTGTCTCCCAGCAGCTCTG GAGTCTAGCCCAGCAGCTAGTAGACCCAACCCGGCCAGGGGACTTTAACCAAGCAGCCATGGAGCTGGGGGCCACAGTGTGCACCCCGCAGCACCCACTCTGCAGCCAGTGCCCCGTGCAGAGCCTGTGCCAGGCACGCCAGAAA GTGGAGCGGGAGCAGCTCTCAGCCTCACAGAGCTTGCCAGGCAGTGCTGATGTGGAGGAGTGTG CTCCCAACACTGGACAGTGCCAGCTCTGCGCGCCTCCCTCAGAGCCCTGGGACCAGAGCCTGGGAGTGGCCAACTTTCCCAGAAAGGCCAGCCGCAAGCCCCCCAGGGAGGAGTGCTCTGCCACTTGTGTTCTGGAGCAGCCCAGGGCCCTTGGGGGTGCCCGAATTCTGCTGGTGCAGAGGCCCAACTCAG GTCTGCTGGCAGGACTGTGGGAGTTCCCATCTGTGACCACGGAGCCCTCAGGGCAGCATCAGCGCAGGGCCTTGCTGCAGGAACTGCAGAATTGGGCCGGGCCCCTCCCGGCCACCCGCCTCCAGCACCTTGGGCAG GTGGTCCACACCTTCTCTCACATCAAGCTGACATATCAAGTATATGGTCTGGCCCTGGAAGGGCAGACCCCGGTGACTGTCGCACCACCTGGCGCTCGCTGGCTGACCCGGGAGGAGTTTCACACTGCAGCTGTCTCTGCCGCCATGAAAAAG GTGTTCCGCGTGTATGAGGGCCAACAGCCGGGGACCTGCAAG GGTTCCAAAAGATCCACTCTGTCCAGCCAGAAAAAGCTGAGCCCAGGCCAGCAGGTCCTGGATAGTTTCTTTCAGCCCCACATCCCCAATGATACAAACTTCAACAGTGCGGCCCAGTGA
- the MUTYH gene encoding adenine DNA glycosylase isoform X10: MAGTWALTLRRIHLHGPGAIMKKLRAAVGSRCRKQASSQEGREICALSSSQVKPSAPNAYMGTIPEFPEAPAGLAGQQKEVVLQASVSPYHLFRDTAEVTVFRESLLSWYDQEKRDLPWRRLAESEVDLDRRAYAVWVSEVMLQQTQVATVINYYTRWMQKWPTLQDLASASLEEVNQLWAGLGYYSRGRRLQEGARKVVEELGGHVPHTAETLQRLLPGVGRYTAGAIASIAFGQVEREQLSASQSLPGSADVEECAPNTGQCQLCAPPSEPWDQSLGVANFPRKASRKPPREECSATCVLEQPRALGGARILLVQRPNSGLLAGLWEFPSVTTEPSGQHQRRALLQELQNWAGPLPATRLQHLGQVVHTFSHIKLTYQVYGLALEGQTPVTVAPPGARWLTREEFHTAAVSAAMKKVFRVYEGQQPGTCKGSKRSTLSSQKKLSPGQQVLDSFFQPHIPNDTNFNSAAQ, encoded by the exons ATGGCGGGAACGTGGGCACTGACTTTACGCCGTATTCATCTACACGGCCCTGGG GCCATCATGAAGAAACTACGAGCAGCTGTGGGAAGTCGTTGCAGGAAGCAGGCATCCAGCCAGGAGGGAAGGGAGATATGTGCCCTCAGCAGCAGCCAGGTCAAGCCTTCTGCCCCTAATG CCTATATGGGGACAATCCCTGAGTTtcctgaggccccagcaggcctggCCGGGCAGCAGAAGGAGGTGGTATTGCAGGCCTCCGTCTCCCCGTACCATCTATTCAGAGACACAGCTGAGGTCACAGTCTTCCGGGAGAGTCTGCTGAGCTGGTACGACCAAGAGAAGCGGGACCTACCCTGGAGAAGGCTG GCAGAGAGTGAGGTGGACCTGGACAGGCGGGCATATGCTG TGTGGGTCTCAGAGGTCATGCTGCAGCAGACCCAGGTTGCCACGGTGATCAACTATTATACCCGATGGATGCAG AAGTGGCCAACCCTGCAGGACCTGGCCAGTGCCTCCCTGGAG GAGGTGAACCAGCTCTGGGCTGGCCTAGGCTACTACTCTCGAGGCCGGCGGCTGCAGGAGGGAGCCCGGAAG GTGGTAGAGGAGCTAGGGGGccacgtgccacatacagcagaGACTCTGCAGCGGCTCCTGCCTGGTGTGGGGCGGTACACAGCCGGAGCCATTGCTTCCATTGCCTTTGGCCAG GTGGAGCGGGAGCAGCTCTCAGCCTCACAGAGCTTGCCAGGCAGTGCTGATGTGGAGGAGTGTG CTCCCAACACTGGACAGTGCCAGCTCTGCGCGCCTCCCTCAGAGCCCTGGGACCAGAGCCTGGGAGTGGCCAACTTTCCCAGAAAGGCCAGCCGCAAGCCCCCCAGGGAGGAGTGCTCTGCCACTTGTGTTCTGGAGCAGCCCAGGGCCCTTGGGGGTGCCCGAATTCTGCTGGTGCAGAGGCCCAACTCAG GTCTGCTGGCAGGACTGTGGGAGTTCCCATCTGTGACCACGGAGCCCTCAGGGCAGCATCAGCGCAGGGCCTTGCTGCAGGAACTGCAGAATTGGGCCGGGCCCCTCCCGGCCACCCGCCTCCAGCACCTTGGGCAG GTGGTCCACACCTTCTCTCACATCAAGCTGACATATCAAGTATATGGTCTGGCCCTGGAAGGGCAGACCCCGGTGACTGTCGCACCACCTGGCGCTCGCTGGCTGACCCGGGAGGAGTTTCACACTGCAGCTGTCTCTGCCGCCATGAAAAAG GTGTTCCGCGTGTATGAGGGCCAACAGCCGGGGACCTGCAAG GGTTCCAAAAGATCCACTCTGTCCAGCCAGAAAAAGCTGAGCCCAGGCCAGCAGGTCCTGGATAGTTTCTTTCAGCCCCACATCCCCAATGATACAAACTTCAACAGTGCGGCCCAGTGA
- the MUTYH gene encoding adenine DNA glycosylase isoform X8 yields MAGTWALTLRRIHLHGPGAIMKKLRAAVGSRCRKQASSQEGREICALSSSQVKPSAPNGLAGQQKEVVLQASVSPYHLFRDTAEVTVFRESLLSWYDQEKRDLPWRRLAESEVDLDRRAYAVWVSEVMLQQTQVATVINYYTRWMQEVNQLWAGLGYYSRGRRLQEGARKVVEELGGHVPHTAETLQRLLPGVGRYTAGAIASIAFGQAVGVVDGNVVRVLCRVRAIGADPSSTFVSQQLWSLAQQLVDPTRPGDFNQAAMELGATVCTPQHPLCSQCPVQSLCQARQKVEREQLSASQSLPGSADVEECAPNTGQCQLCAPPSEPWDQSLGVANFPRKASRKPPREECSATCVLEQPRALGGARILLVQRPNSGLLAGLWEFPSVTTEPSGQHQRRALLQELQNWAGPLPATRLQHLGQVVHTFSHIKLTYQVYGLALEGQTPVTVAPPGARWLTREEFHTAAVSAAMKKVFRVYEGQQPGTCKGSKRSTLSSQKKLSPGQQVLDSFFQPHIPNDTNFNSAAQ; encoded by the exons ATGGCGGGAACGTGGGCACTGACTTTACGCCGTATTCATCTACACGGCCCTGGG GCCATCATGAAGAAACTACGAGCAGCTGTGGGAAGTCGTTGCAGGAAGCAGGCATCCAGCCAGGAGGGAAGGGAGATATGTGCCCTCAGCAGCAGCCAGGTCAAGCCTTCTGCCCCTAATG gcctggCCGGGCAGCAGAAGGAGGTGGTATTGCAGGCCTCCGTCTCCCCGTACCATCTATTCAGAGACACAGCTGAGGTCACAGTCTTCCGGGAGAGTCTGCTGAGCTGGTACGACCAAGAGAAGCGGGACCTACCCTGGAGAAGGCTG GCAGAGAGTGAGGTGGACCTGGACAGGCGGGCATATGCTG TGTGGGTCTCAGAGGTCATGCTGCAGCAGACCCAGGTTGCCACGGTGATCAACTATTATACCCGATGGATGCAG GAGGTGAACCAGCTCTGGGCTGGCCTAGGCTACTACTCTCGAGGCCGGCGGCTGCAGGAGGGAGCCCGGAAG GTGGTAGAGGAGCTAGGGGGccacgtgccacatacagcagaGACTCTGCAGCGGCTCCTGCCTGGTGTGGGGCGGTACACAGCCGGAGCCATTGCTTCCATTGCCTTTGGCCAG gcagtcGGTGTGGTGGATGGAAATGTAGTACGGGTGCTCTGCCGTGTCCGAGCCATTGGTGCTGATCCCAGCAGCACCTTTGTCTCCCAGCAGCTCTG GAGTCTAGCCCAGCAGCTAGTAGACCCAACCCGGCCAGGGGACTTTAACCAAGCAGCCATGGAGCTGGGGGCCACAGTGTGCACCCCGCAGCACCCACTCTGCAGCCAGTGCCCCGTGCAGAGCCTGTGCCAGGCACGCCAGAAA GTGGAGCGGGAGCAGCTCTCAGCCTCACAGAGCTTGCCAGGCAGTGCTGATGTGGAGGAGTGTG CTCCCAACACTGGACAGTGCCAGCTCTGCGCGCCTCCCTCAGAGCCCTGGGACCAGAGCCTGGGAGTGGCCAACTTTCCCAGAAAGGCCAGCCGCAAGCCCCCCAGGGAGGAGTGCTCTGCCACTTGTGTTCTGGAGCAGCCCAGGGCCCTTGGGGGTGCCCGAATTCTGCTGGTGCAGAGGCCCAACTCAG GTCTGCTGGCAGGACTGTGGGAGTTCCCATCTGTGACCACGGAGCCCTCAGGGCAGCATCAGCGCAGGGCCTTGCTGCAGGAACTGCAGAATTGGGCCGGGCCCCTCCCGGCCACCCGCCTCCAGCACCTTGGGCAG GTGGTCCACACCTTCTCTCACATCAAGCTGACATATCAAGTATATGGTCTGGCCCTGGAAGGGCAGACCCCGGTGACTGTCGCACCACCTGGCGCTCGCTGGCTGACCCGGGAGGAGTTTCACACTGCAGCTGTCTCTGCCGCCATGAAAAAG GTGTTCCGCGTGTATGAGGGCCAACAGCCGGGGACCTGCAAG GGTTCCAAAAGATCCACTCTGTCCAGCCAGAAAAAGCTGAGCCCAGGCCAGCAGGTCCTGGATAGTTTCTTTCAGCCCCACATCCCCAATGATACAAACTTCAACAGTGCGGCCCAGTGA